The Capsicum annuum cultivar UCD-10X-F1 unplaced genomic scaffold, UCD10Xv1.1 ctg1714, whole genome shotgun sequence genome includes a window with the following:
- the LOC107860997 gene encoding uncharacterized protein LOC107860997: MQYFLVIQLQSNNLFFLVYKTITIKTSKTFNNIGKRNSRSNYTEPPSSFSSHNHNVLIEWYHFYEQFVRWDFKMFDLVKENGVSSYGGRELKWKRCRWDVSVLMENNLKEIKESVAVIDKDSKSTVTGGVGDVYGEESASEDQAITPWTFSVARFKNCFFFFVSNLC, encoded by the exons ATGCAGTATTTTTTAGTCATTCAACTTCAAAGCAATAATCTCTTTTTTTTGGTCTACAAAACAATAACAATTAAAACAAGCAAGACTTTCAACAATATAGGAAAGAGAAATAGCAGAAGCAACTACACTGAACCcccttcatcattttcttctcaCAATCACAATGTTCTCATTGAATGGTACCACTTTTACG AACAATTCGTTAGGTGGGATTTCAAAATGTTTGACTTAGTCAAAGAAAATGGTGTCAGTTCCTATGGTGGTCGTGAGCTCAAATGGAAGAGGTGCAGATGGGATGTAAGTGTTTTAATGGAGAATAATTTGAAGGAAATAAAGGAAAGTGTTGCAGTAATAGACAAAGATTCTAAATCTACGGTCACTGGTGGAGTTGGGGATGTGTACGGCGAGGAAAGTGCCTCTGAAGATCAAGCCATTACCCCTTGGACCTTCTCTGTTGCTAGGTtcaaaaattgtttttttttttttgtttccaatTTGTGTTGA
- the LOC107858706 gene encoding pentatricopeptide repeat-containing protein At2g33680 has translation MSYGPISVAIESSSSLFTKILHYTQSTNLPKGQSLHAHLIKIGSSSSCIYLSNSIVNLYAKCHRLSDAHLAFQEIQNKDVVSWNCLINGYSQSGRRDSSISVLKLFKQMRQENALPNPHTFAGIFSAVSSLGDAGFTGKQEHCLAFKLGYLSDVFVGSSLLNVYCKAGRNHIVEARKMFDEMPERNSVSWTTMISGYAWQRLVKEAVGVFRVMLWERGDDANEFVFTSVLSAIALPEFINVGKQIHCLSLKNGYLWTVSVANATVTMYAKCGSLDDACSAFELSSEKNSITWSALITGYAQNGDCEKALKLFSEMHYSGMNPSEYTLVGVLNACSDFDALREGKQVHGYLLKLGFEPQMYILTALVDMYAKCGNISDARSGFDYLKEPDIVLWTSMIAGYVKNGDNENAMGMYCRMLKEGVIPNELTMASVLKACSSLAALEQGKQIHAHIVKHGFRLEVPIGSALSTMYAKSGSLHDGNLVFRRMPARDLVSWNSMMSGLSQNGCGTDALELFEEMLLEGTKPDYVTFVNILSACSHIGLVERGWSIFKMMSNEFGIEPRLEHFACMVDMFGRAGKLYEAKEFIVSAASQVDHGLCLWRILLSACRNYRNYELGAYAGEKLIELGSQESSAYVLLSSIYSALGRLEDVERVRRLMNLRGVSKEPGCSWIELKSQFHVFVVGDQLHPQIIHVRKELWKLSKLMKDEGYKPHFDPCLELEEL, from the coding sequence ATGAGTTATGGCCCAATATCTGTGGCAATTGAATCCTCTTCCTCCCTTTTCACCAAAATACTCCATTACACTCAATCCACTAACCTTCCGAAAGGCCAATCTCTTCACGCTCATCTTATTAAAATCGGTTCTTCCTCTTCTTGCATTTACCTATCCAACAGCATTGTCAACTTGTACGCCAAATGCCACCGCTTGTCCGACGCTCATTTAGCATTTCAAGAAATACAGAACAAAGATGTTGTCTCATGGAACTGTCTCATCAATGGGTATTCTCAATCGGGTCGTCGAGATTCTTCCATTTCCGTGCTCAAATTGTTCAAGCAAATGAGACAGGAAAATGCGCTCCCAAATCCGCACACCTTTGCTGGGATTTTTTCTGCTGTTTCGTCTTTAGGGGATGCCGGGTTTACTGGGAAGCAAGAACATTGTCTTGCTTTCAAACTCGGTTATCTATCTGATGTATTTGTCGGGAGTTCTTTGTTGAATGTGTATTGTAAAGCTGGGAGGAATCATATTGTGGAGGCGCGcaagatgtttgatgaaatgcctgaGAGAAATTCTGTTTCTTGGACTACGATGATATCTGGGTATGCGTGGCAGAGGCTGGTCAAGGAGGCAGTGGGGGTGTTTAGGGTGATGTTATGGGAGCGAGGGGATGATGCGAATGAGTTTGTCTTCACTAGTGTTCTTAGTGCGATTGCATTGCCCGAGTTTATTAATGTAGGAAAGCAAATTCATTGTCTTTCGTTGAAGAATGGATATTTGTGGACTGTTTCTGTTGCTAATGCTACTGTTACTATGTATGCGAAGTGTGGGAGTTTGGATGATGCATGTTCGGCGTTTGAGCTCTCCTCTGAAAAGAATTCGATAACCTGGTCTGCGTTAATTACAGGTTACGCGCAGAATGGGGATTGCGAGAAGGCGTTGAAGTTGTTCTCTGAGATGCATTACAGTGGGATGAATCCGAGTGAGTACACTCTGGTTGGGGTGCTTAATGCGTGTAGTGATTTTGATGCACTTAGAGAAGGAAAACAGGTGCATGGATATCtattgaagttaggatttgagcCTCAAATGTATATTCTGACTGCCTTAGTAGACATGTATGCTAAATGTGGTAATATAAGTGATGCCAGAAgtggttttgattatttgaaAGAACCCGATATAGTCTTATGGACTTCCATGATAGCAGGATATGTAAAGAATGGGGATAACGAAAATGCTATGGGTATGTATTGTAGAATGTTGAAGGAGGGTGTTATACCCAATGAGTTGACAATGGCGAGCGTGTTAAAAGCTTGTTCTAGCCTTGCTGCTTTGGAACAGGGGAAGCAGATTCATGCTCATATAGTGAAGCATGGGTTTCGTCTTGAAGTTCCAATTGGAAGTGCTCTGTCAACTATGTATGCAAAATCTGGAAGCCTCCATGACGGTAATCTAGTCTTTAGACGGATGCCTGCTAGGGACTTAGTGTCATGGAACTCAATGATGTCAGGTCTTTCTCAGAATGGCTGCGGCACTGATGCCCTTGAACTTTTCGAGGAAATGCTTCTTGAGGGAACAAAACCAGATTATGTTACTTTTGTAAATATTCTCTCCGCTTGTAGCCACATAGGTTTGGTTGAGAGAGGGTGGAGTATTTTCAAGATGATGTCTAATGAGTTTGGGATAGAACCTAGGCTAGAGCATTTTGCGTGTATGGTAGATATGTTTGGTCGTGCTGGAAAACTCTACGAAGCAAAGGAATTTATCGTATCAGCAGCAAGTCAAGTTGACCATGGTCTGTGTTTGTGGCGTATCTTGCTAAGTGCTTGCAGGAACTATAGAAACTATGAATTAGGTGCATACGCTGGAGAGAAGTTAATAGAATTGGGTTCACAAGAGTCCTCAGCGTATGTGCTACTCTCTAGTATTTATTCAGCTCTGGGAAGATTGGAGGATGTTGAACGCGTGAGAAGATTGATGAATCTCCGTGGAGTAAGCAAAGAGCCTGGATGTAGCTGGATTGAGCTGAAGAGTCAGTTTCATGTATTTGTTGTTGGAGATCAGTTGCATCCACAAATCATACATGTACGCAAAGAGTTATGGAAGTTAAGTAAGCTAATGAAAGATGAGGGATACAAACCACATTTTGATCCTTGCTTAGAGTTGGAGGAGTTATAG